CAGTCAGACCGTAATAAAACCGCTCAATTAATGAACATGGGCGTTGAGGTATGGGTAATGGGTAAGGAACGCGTTAACCTTAGAGACGTCCTTGAGAAACTATTCACGGAGAAGGGCGTTAAGAGAGTACTTGTGGAGGGTGGTGGGCACCTTAATTGGGAATTGATTAAGGAGGAGATTGCGGATGAGATTAGGCTTACGATATCGCCATACGTGTTCGGAGCAGGTACATCATTCATAGAAGGCGAGGGATACCCAACAACGATGGAAGGACCAAGGTTAAGGCTTAAATCCGTTAATATATGCGAGTGCGGTCAAGAGGTAGTGCTTGACTACACCATTGAAAAAGGCTAATTACCTTTCCTTAATAAAATCGCTGCGATTAAATCACATGCCATGTTGGAAACATGGCATGAATCACCGATTCCTATACCGCTAAACACGTAATTCATAATTACGTAAATTCTGTTAGACTTAACAATGCATCGACAAAATTACTAAGGATTTACTGCATGACTTTAAAGTAGAGCTATGGCTGCGGGTAAGATTGAGAGGGTAAAGATGAT
This is a stretch of genomic DNA from Vulcanisaeta moutnovskia 768-28. It encodes these proteins:
- a CDS encoding 2,5-diamino-6-(ribosylamino)-4(3H)-pyrimidinone 5'-phosphate reductase, whose protein sequence is MPKPYVIIVSAASIDGRIASKTGYSRLSCPFDLRRLHEVRASVDAIMVGANTVINDDPSLTPRYVKAIKNPIRVIIDGKLRIPLTAKVITNKEAPTIIVTTEQSDRNKTAQLMNMGVEVWVMGKERVNLRDVLEKLFTEKGVKRVLVEGGGHLNWELIKEEIADEIRLTISPYVFGAGTSFIEGEGYPTTMEGPRLRLKSVNICECGQEVVLDYTIEKG